Below is a genomic region from Candidatus Gastranaerophilales bacterium.
AGCCGAATGAGGAGAATATGCAAAGAGTTAAAGCACGTATTGACGATTTGCGTTTCAAGCTTGGAGCAGAAAAGTATATAGAAATAATTGACAGTTTTAAAAAGGGATAATTTGTGAATTTTGATATAATAAAAACGGAATTGGCGATGGAGCCAGATGGCGTAAGTCAAGAAAAATTTGAAAAGTTTGCAACTCTTTTCCAAAACTATAATGCACATACAAATTTAATGAGCAAAGGGGACGTAGATGTGCTGTTTGAAAAGCATATTTATGATTCATTGGCGATAAATTTATTTTTATCAAAATATTCAAACAAAAAAAAACAAAGAATGTTGGATATCGGTACGGGGGGAGGCTTTCCGTCACTTCCTGTGGCTATGGCTTATTGCGATATTCAGGTTGTGGCATTAGATTCAATAGCCAAAAAAATAGAATTTATTAAACAAGCTAAAACTGCTTTAAATATAGACAATATAACGCCAATATGCGGTCGTGTTGAAAATCTTAAAGAAAAAGCTAAATTTGATATTGTCACAACTAGGGCAGTTGCCGATTTGAATGTAATATCAGAATATGCACTTCCATATTTGAAAGTAGGTGGATATTTTGTTGCCTATAAGTCACGACAGGTTGATGATGAAGTCAAAAATGCACAAAAGGCATTAAAAATATTAGGTGGAAAAATTATAGATAAAATCGAATATAAGTTGCCCCTTGAAGTTGATTTTGAACGTTATTTGCTCATAATAAAAAAGGAGTCAAAAACTCCCTTTTTATACCCTAGGTTGAATGGTCAACCCAAGAAAAATCCTTTGTAAAATGAATTAAATTTAATCTTCACTACCGTTGTCACCATCTCTGTCGTATTCATCGCTATCGCTGTTATTTAATATTGCTTGAGCGGGGCCTTCTGCTTTTATGTGATTTTCATGTTCAAATTCGCTATAGTTTGACCAAGGTATCCAAAGTTCAAATCCATCGTTGATTTCAGATATTTTTGTTGTTTCTTTGTTTGGTTTTTTGTCACCGTTCACATCAACGTATATTGTGCTACTTGAGTCAATCGAATAAGCAATGCCGTCTGCTGTGTAAAACGTAATTTCTCCATCTCCAGTCCAAGCTTTACTTTCGCTGGAGGGCATAGTTTTGACAATATTCATTCTTTGAGAATAGAATTTATCAATAGTACAACTCGGATTTCCATCGCATTCTCCGTCGTCGTAATGTTTTATGGTTTTGCCGTTTAATGCGTATTCTGTTTTTAATGCTTGGTTTAAAGCCGAGTATGCTTTTTTGAGTCCTGTTTTATATTCTTCTTTGTTTGTATTATTTAAAAGTGATGGTATTGTGAGGGCGGCGATTACGCCGATAATGACAAGAGTTATCAATACTTCTGCCAAAGTAAATGCTTTTTTTAAACTTTTCATAAATTAATCCTGCTTATATTAACTAATCTTTTGATTATAAATAATAAAAAACAAAAGAATATCTGCCAAGTGGGTAATTTTTCATACAACGGGCATAAAAAAAAGCCGTCCAACAATGGCGGCTACTAGACTTGGGGAGGAGGTTTGGTATTGGGCTTAATGCCCTCACATTATGAACATCGGAAGAAAAGTGATATTTCTTTAGAGATATCCTCTGTTTGGAGTAGGAGCAAAACCAACTCCCGCGTCATTGTTGCTTTTTAAGGTTCACATTTTGTAATAATTATGTGTTTTGGATAGTATATGTGTTTGTTGTGTTTTTTTCAGTATTGTAGGAGATTGAATAAGCTAAAGCCACTCAAAAGCCNNNNNNNNNNNNNNNNNNNNNNNNNNNNNNNNNNNNNNNNNNNNNNNNNNNNNNNNNNNNNNNNNNNNNNNNNNNNNNNNNNNNNNNNNNNNNNNNNNNNAGATTAATTAGTAGTAAAAAGACCTTTTTGTTTTTCAGTATTGTAGGAGCTCAAATAAGCTAAAGCCACTTAAAAGCCAGATTAATTAGTAGTAAAAAGACCTTTTTGTTTTTCAGTATTGTAGGAGCTCAAATAAGCTAAAGCCACTTAAAAGCCAGATTAATTAGTAGTAAAAAGACCTTTTTGTTTTTCAGTATTGTAGGAGATTGAAAATAGATTTCCCGTGGGATTTTATTTGGCACAAGATTAGTATTCAATACCTTTTCTGGCTTTAATTCCTTTGTCCCAGTAGTGCTTGACAGGCTTGATTTCTGATACAAGGTCTGCTGCTTCAATGATTTCTTGTTTTGCATTTCTTCCAGTCAAAACGATTTCCATTTCCTCCGGCTTGTTTGAAAGTACGTCTAACATGTCTTTTAGGTCAATCAGCCCTAAATCGAGAGCGATATTGGCTTCATCTAAAACGATAAGTTGGTATTTGTTGTTTAAAATGGCGTCTTTTGCGGTTTCCCAACCTTGTTTGATTGTTTTTTCATCGTCTTTGTTCATATTTGATGCGTAAACAACCCTGTCGACACCAGCCGGAACGATTTTTAGCTTGTTGGTCAAAATATTACTTAAATCGGTAAAAGAGTAAAGCTCTCCGTAGTTGTCGCCGCCTTTTGTAAACATTATGATGAGTACATTCCAGCCTCTACCTAAAGCTCTCATTGTTAGTCCTAATGAGGCAGTTGTTTTGCCTTTGCCGTCACCCGTGTAGACTTGAATATAGCCGTGTTTTTCAAATTTAGGATTTATTAAGTTGTTTTTAGACTCTGTCAATTATTTCAAATTTCCTTTCTCAATCAGCCCGATGATGGAATAGCCAATAGCTGTTTTTGTTTGTTCAGAAGAATTTTTTAACAGATACAAAGCTTTGTTTAAAACAGGGTTGTTTGATTTAGTGAAAAAATCTTCAATATTTATATTATATAGATTTGCGAGAGCAAATAGTTCAATCGCATCAACTTTTCTTTTTCCGTTTTCAATAGCAGAAAAAGAAGACAGCGGAATTCCGAGTTTTTTTGCCGCAATATCTTGAGTTATATTTGCAGCTAGCCTTATTTCTTTAATTTTTTTACCAAGTATAAATTTGTCCATAAATAAAAATTTCTATGAAAATAGTATATTACACTTTCGGAATAAATAAAATTAACAGAGGGCGAAGAATGTAAACTTATTGTTACATTTGCCTTAAACATGCTAAAGATAAGAGTTTACATGGTCGATAAGATGAATAAGGGAATAAAAAGGTAAAAGGAGTGTATCGATGGTAGATATATCAAGTGGTATCACCTACGAACAAATGACTGCTAAACAGAAAGAAGCAATAAAAAATATTCAAAAGAATACGAATGGTTTGGCTTCCATCGATTATACTTTAGATGATTTTAGTGAAAGTATTTTCGTTGCAGATAGTGCTGAAAAGTTGAAGTCTGAAGCGAAGAAT
It encodes:
- the rsmG gene encoding 16S rRNA (guanine(527)-N(7))-methyltransferase RsmG, with the protein product MNFDIIKTELAMEPDGVSQEKFEKFATLFQNYNAHTNLMSKGDVDVLFEKHIYDSLAINLFLSKYSNKKKQRMLDIGTGGGFPSLPVAMAYCDIQVVALDSIAKKIEFIKQAKTALNIDNITPICGRVENLKEKAKFDIVTTRAVADLNVISEYALPYLKVGGYFVAYKSRQVDDEVKNAQKALKILGGKIIDKIEYKLPLEVDFERYLLIIKKESKTPFLYPRLNGQPKKNPL
- a CDS encoding helix-turn-helix transcriptional regulator translates to MDKFILGKKIKEIRLAANITQDIAAKKLGIPLSSFSAIENGKRKVDAIELFALANLYNINIEDFFTKSNNPVLNKALYLLKNSSEQTKTAIGYSIIGLIEKGNLK
- a CDS encoding type II secretion system protein yields the protein MKSLKKAFTLAEVLITLVIIGVIAALTIPSLLNNTNKEEYKTGLKKAYSALNQALKTEYALNGKTIKHYDDGECDGNPSCTIDKFYSQRMNIVKTMPSSESKAWTGDGEITFYTADGIAYSIDSSSTIYVDVNGDKKPNKETTKISEINDGFELWIPWSNYSEFEHENHIKAEGPAQAILNNSDSDEYDRDGDNGSED
- the cobO gene encoding cob(I)yrinic acid a,c-diamide adenosyltransferase, which gives rise to MTESKNNLINPKFEKHGYIQVYTGDGKGKTTASLGLTMRALGRGWNVLIIMFTKGGDNYGELYSFTDLSNILTNKLKIVPAGVDRVVYASNMNKDDEKTIKQGWETAKDAILNNKYQLIVLDEANIALDLGLIDLKDMLDVLSNKPEEMEIVLTGRNAKQEIIEAADLVSEIKPVKHYWDKGIKARKGIEY